Proteins encoded in a region of the Saccharomyces eubayanus strain FM1318 chromosome V, whole genome shotgun sequence genome:
- the TPA1 gene encoding oxidative DNA demethylase, with product MKRKNAEGKGSNEKDTKQISLEEDKIKGLFNSKIWDKSFQDGLKKEIEDAQPYNWGTIHELVNDDLLRAVRKEIETEIHFTKKETDIYRVNQSGDLANLSGLDWNDLSRLPNLFKLRQILYSKQYRDFFGYVTKAGKLSGSKTDMSVNTYTKGCHLLTHDDVIGSRRISFILYLPDPDRKWKSHYGGGLRLFPSILPNVPHSDPSAKLVPQFNQIAFFKVLPGFSFHDVEEVRVDKHRLSIQGWYHIPQVGEEGHIPGEEEAWVRNNTSTLAQIESNVLEDFEFPKDERDILPFHEVKHFEKMLKSDAANENNTPKEAMTSIISDSLQLSETEFTYLSQYISPEHLNPEGIEKLQKKFVENSSLQIEAFLNDSKSELLKKVIKQKELEQECPYHSKDVKTPWKTAIPPHKARYLYIDGKEYRNFQTEADIFKALNNDDLANFQFTKDTIKVIADASGNSKESNFDAELALIDLAIFHKSTIFKKYLALLTSLCPVSEQVLIRRFRPGMDFTLATKCRFNELLKGNPDILDAVLEGTLCLTPSPGWESGELGGYELYMMDDDEDNKQYLKEDVEDASVYRADDSGDSVLINDPPAWNTFNLVLRDESVLEFVKYVSWSAKSSRWDVKMKWDVKACDEDEENEEA from the coding sequence atgaagagaaagaacgCTGAAGGTAAAGGATCGAACGAGAAGGATACCAAGCAAATTTcacttgaagaagataaaattaAGGGTTTGTttaattcaaaaatctgGGACAAATCCTTCCAAGATGGCttaaaaaaggaaattgaagacGCCCAACCATACAACTGGGGTACCATCCATGAGTTAGTCAACGATGACCTTCTACGTGCGGTCCGTAAAGAGATCGAAACTGAGATTCATTTCACTAAGAAGGAAACTGACATTTATAGAGTCAACCAGAGTGGTGACTTGGCTAACTTGTCCGGTTTGGACTGGAACGACTTGTCACGTTTGCCAAATTTGTTTAAGCTACGTCAAATCTTATACTCCAAGCAATATAGAGATTTTTTCGGTTACGTTACCAAAGCTGGTAAGTTATCTGGTTCTAAGACCGACATGAGTGTTAACACTTACACAAAGGGTTGTCACCTGTTAACCCACGACGATGTCATTGGTTCTAGAAGAATCAGTTTCATTTTGTATTTACCAGATCCTGatagaaaatggaaatcCCACTATGGAGGTGGCTTAAGACTTTTCCCCAGTATTTTACCAAACGTTCCTCATTCTGATCCATCTGCCAAGCTAGTCCCACAATTCAACCAAATTGCTTTCTTCAAGGTCTTGCCAGGTTTCTCCTTCCACGATGTCGAAGAAGTCAGAGTCGACAAGCACAGATTGTCTATCCAAGGTTGGTACCATATTCCACAAGTCGGTGAAGAAGGGCACATCCCgggtgaagaagaagcatgGGTACGTAATAACACCTCCACTTTGGCACAAATCGAATCCAATGTCTTGGAAGATTTTGAGTTTCCAAAGGATGAAAGAGATATCTTGCCATTCCATGAAGTTAagcattttgaaaaaatgttgaAGAGCGATGCTGCAAACGAAAACAATACTCCTAAGGAAGCTATGACCAGTATAATTTCTGATTCTCTCCAGTTATCTGAAACTGAATTCACCTATCTATCCCAGTATATTTCTCCTGAACACTTGAACCCAGAAGgcattgaaaaactacaaaagaAGTTTGTTGAGAATTCTTCTTTACAAATCGAGGCTTTTCTGAACGATAGCAAATCtgaattattgaagaaagttATCAAACAAAAGGAATTGGAGCAAGAATGCCCTTACCATTCAAAGGACGTGAAGACGCCGTGGAAGACGGCTATTCCTCCACACAAAGCCCGTTATCTGTACATTGATGGTAAGGARTACCGTAATTTCCAAACAGAAGCAGACATTTTTAAGGCGTTAAACAACGATGATTTGGCAAACTTCCAATTCACCAAGGATACCATCAAGGTAATTGCCGATGCTTCTGGTAACAGTAAGGAAAGCAACTTTGATGCTGAGCTAGCGTTGATTGACTTGGCCATCTTCCACAAGAGCACCATTTTCAAGAAGTATTTAGCCTTGCTGACTTCTTTGTGCCCAGTCAGTGAACAAGTCCTCATCAGAAGATTCAGACCTGGTATGGATTTCACATTAGCCACCAAGTGCCGTTTCAATGAACTTTTGAAGGGTAATCCAGATATCTTGGATGCTGTTTTGGAAGGTACTTTATGTTTGACCCCTTCTCCTGGTTGGGAATCAGGAGAACTTGGCGGTTATGAATTGTACATGatggatgatgatgaagataataaGCAATACCTAAAGGAGGACGTTGAAGATGCTTCAGTGTATCGTGCAGATGACAGTGGTGACTCTGTTCTGATTAACGATCCACCTGCTTGGAACACTTTCAACTTGGTCCTGAGAGATGAAAGTGTTTTGGAATTTGTTAAGTACGTTAGCTGGAGTGCCAAATCTAGTAGATGGGATGTCAAAATGAAATGGGATGTCAAAGCCtgtgatgaagatgaagaaaatgaagaagccTAA
- the SAP1 gene encoding putative AAA family ATPase SAP1, translated as MESQRGHHILTRLTKIRKRPQQPLTDFTELYSRIANETIYFLNLEEKKRYKDALQGWKALTTDVLFKLTLIEHNYPSIQTYTKDELSLQNGIRELYHKSVMHLERVQKLVREEPVRKDVPSSKTQNTHRSSSFTRTTEPPSAFHMVPGRMMKTLRDRSAYGYKKAYSNPSLPAHNNNISPKPVEETESVRVNFVPSKPLSNTATKQYKKAVEHHDRPLKKETGVYSEKYASEPILIDLTNDEDDEDDYEAGIEEHSVFDEEESEEFEFDVSDYYDNYSEIDEEEQRQRIETLRSLDGIQQPMSDLSVTSSLSSNKSTESSGHVPESSLRSLPNTAPALPLLPPPPPSSTNRASSTGTIKEYNLESYGTMNPSKTKHPQISKLMKTSNATSLKSTKSTPTLIAKSTPTCVAKSKNNSTSTAKSATSSPTSSLTASKPTLQKPRTAAMAAKKVLGNRKVVNNLTNNTVKKTRPVLKSKTTKSSVSSLKKTSIHPSRPAINPKASSQSTSSNKKLMKTSNTSVNKVNRQVSAPKKTESSKVDPAKADSTKSELTTGNATPLTEGNEDSEVDKKALREILEDEIIDSLQGVDKQAAKQIFAEIVVHGDEVHWDDIAGLESAKYSLKEAVVYPFLRPDLFRGLREPVRGMLLFGPPGTGKTMLARAVATESRSTFFSISASSLTSKYLGESEKLVRALFAIAKKLSPSIVFVDEIDSIMGSRNNENENESSRRIKNEFLVQWSSLSSAAAGSNKNEGTGSNNNNDEDDTRVLVLAATNLPWSIDEAARRRFVRRQYIPLPEDQTRYVQLKKLLSYQKHTLTDLDFDELVKITEGFSGSDITSLAKDAAMGPLRDLGDKLLETDRDMIRPIGLVDFKSSLQYIKPSVSQDGLVKYEEWASQFGSSGS; from the coding sequence ATGGAGTCACAAAGAGGCCACCACATTCTAACGCGACTAACGAAAATACGCAAAAGACCTCAGCAACCTTTAACTGACTTCACCGAACTTTATAGTAGAATCGCTAATGAaacaatatattttttgaacttagaagagaaaaagcgATATAAAGACGCACTACAAGGCTGGAAGGCCTTGACAACTGACGTGCTTTTCAAACTGACATTGATAGAACATAACTATCCGAGTATCCAAACGTACACGAAGGATGAGCTCAGTCTACAAAATGGGATTAGAGAATTGTATCATAAGAGTGTTATGCATCTAGAAAGAGTCCAAAAGTTGGTTCGGGAAGAACCTGTCAGGAAAGACGTACCGTCTTCCAAAACACAGAACACACATCGTAGTTCCTCCTTCACAAGAACCACAGAACCACCCTCTGCCTTTCATATGGTTCCTGGAagaatgatgaagacattGCGAGATAGGAGTGCATACGGCTACAAAAAGGCATACTCTAACCCATCATTACCAGCCcataataacaatatatCTCCGAAACCCGTAGAAGAAACGGAGAGTGTTAGAGTAAATTTTGTGCCTTCCAAGCCCTTATCGAATACCGCTACCAAACAATATAAAAAAGCCGTCGAGCACCACGATCGCCCACtcaagaaagaaacggGAGTATACTCAGAGAAATATGCATCAGAGCCAATACTAATAGATTTAACCAATGACGAGGATGACGAGGATGACTATGAGGCTGGAATAGAGGAGCACAGCgtatttgatgaagaagagagcGAAGAGTTTGAATTCGATGTCTCGGATTATTATGACAATTACTCCGagattgatgaagaagaacaacgACAACGCATAGAAACCCTAAGGAGTTTGGATGGAATCCAACAACCAATGTCCGACTTATCTGTCACCTCTTCCCTATCTAGTAACAAGAGTACGGAATCGTCAGGTCATGTTCCCGAATCCTCCTTACGGTCTTTACCAAATACGGCTCCCGCACTGCCTTTGTTGCCCCCACCTCCTCCATCAAGCACTAACAGGGCATCTAGCACGGGTACGATAAAGGAGTATAATTTAGAATCTTATGGCACTATGAATCCGTCAAAGACTAAGCATCCCCAAATCTcaaaattgatgaaaactAGTAATGCAACATCTCTGAAGAGTACTAAATCAACCCCAACTCTTATCGCTAAATCAACGCCAACTTGTGTCGcaaaatccaaaaataaCTCAACGTCCACCGCAAAATCCGCCACATCATCTCccacttcttctttgacaGCTTCGAAACCAACACTTCAAAAACCCAGAACGGCAGCAATGGCTGCCAAGAAAGTATTAGGCAACAGAAAAGTTGTGAATAATTTGACAAACAACACCGTGAAAAAGACTCGTCCCGTTCTGAAATCAAAGACCACTAAGTCTTCGGTTTCcagtttgaagaaaaccaGCATTCATCCATCTAGACCCGCGATTAATCCGAAAGCGTCTTCGCAGAGCACGTCTTCAAATAAGAAGCTaatgaaaacttcaaacaCATCCGTCAATAAAGTAAATCGACAAGTATCAGCACCAAAAAAGACAGAATCATCTAAAGTAGATCCCGCTAAAGCAGATTCCACTAAGTCAGAATTGACCACTGGAAACGCAACTCCCTTGACCGAGGGGAACGAAGATTCAGAAGTAGACAAAAAGGCTCTTAGAGAAATTctggaagatgaaattaTTGACAGCTTGCAAGGTGTAGATAAACAAGCCGCGAAGCAAATTTTTGCTGAAATTGTGGTCCATGGAGATGAAGTCCATTGGGACGATATTGCGGGATTAGAAAGCGCCAAGTACTCTCTAAAAGAAGCGGTTGTCTATCCATTTTTGAGACCCGATTTGTTCAGAGGGCTACGTGAACCAGTCAGGGGGATGCTTTTATTTGGTCCACCCGGTACAGGTAAAACGATGCTGGCAAGAGCTGTAGCCACGGAATCTCGCTccacctttttttcaattagcGCTTCCAGTTTGACATCCAAGTATTTAGGtgaaagtgaaaaactAGTAAGAGCATTGTTTGCTATTGCTAAGAAACTATCGCCCTCTATTGTATTTGTGGACGAAATCGATTCTATCATGGGTAGCAGAAAtaacgaaaacgaaaatgagTCGAGTCGTAGGATCAAAAACGAGTTTCTTGTTCAGTGGTCATCATTGTCGAGTGCAGCAGCTGGTTCAAACAAGAATGAGGGCACTGGCtccaataacaataacgacgaagatgatACAAGGGTCCTGGTACTTGCCGCGACAAACTTGCCATGGTCAATTGACGAAGcagcaagaagaagatttgtAAGAAGACAATATATTCCGTTGCCAGAGGACCAGACGAGATACGtccaattgaagaagctgCTGTCATATCAAAAGCACACGCTTACTGACTTAGATTTTGACGAATTGGTAAAGATCACTGAGGGGTTTTCAGGAAGCGATATAACATCTTTAGCTAAGGATGCAGCTATGGGCCCACTGCGAGATCTTGGGGATAAATTATTGGAGACAGATAGAGATATGATAAGACCTATAGGTCTGGTGGACTTCAAGAGCAGTTTGCAGTATATCAAGCCGTCCGTGTCCCAGGATGGGTTGGTGAAGTATGAAGAATGGGCTTCACAGTTTGGGTCGTCTGGATCGTGA
- the RSM18 gene encoding mitochondrial 37S ribosomal protein bS18m, translating into MNVITGTKIQNVMLPFIKKVANCSSKRTLYNFGVKEKKSVDIEVSRTAQTKKIDQSLSKKLPKGTIYDPFDFSMGRIHLDRKYQASKNANRNDIMKSGVNPLEFYARPRILSKYVTTTGRIQHRDTTGLSAKNQRRLSKAIRRCQAIGLM; encoded by the coding sequence ATGAATGTAATTACAGGTActaaaattcaaaatgtAATGTTACCTTTCATCAAGAAGGTAGCAAATTGTTCATCCAAACGTACCTTGTACAACTTCGgagtgaaagaaaagaaaagtgtGGATATTGAAGTAAGTAGAACCGcacaaaccaaaaaaattgaccAGTCATTGTCCAAAAAGCTCCCCAAAGGTACTATCTACGATccgtttgatttttctatGGGTCGGATTCATTTAGACAGAAAATATCAGGCAAGCAAGAACGCAAATAGAAATGATATAATGAAAAGTGGCGTGAATCCCTTAGAGTTCTATGCAAGACCAagaattctttcaaaatatgTCACCACCACAGGAAGAATCCAGCATAGAGATACCACAGGCTTATCGGCCAAGAATCAAAGAAGGCTATCAAAAGCTATAAGAAGATGCCAGGCAATAGGCTTAATGTGA
- the SPO73 gene encoding Spo73p: MSKNNFLKDVSALPDDVLIENERGITLLGYPVFSPKILVPPFDPPQFQRLNTENGSLIPLSKNTISNFTELYPIDLATERVAGNGNSQQTKWFVLMDFDERYDSDDQGWCYSWNFNNSRWKSKNGLVRRRVWVRISAASHSLD; encoded by the coding sequence ATGTCCAAGaataatttcttgaaagacGTTTCCGCCTTACCAGACGACGTACTcatagaaaatgaaagaggCATAACGTTGCTTGGCTACCCAGTGTTTTCCCCCAAGATCCTGGTGCCACCGTTTGACCCGCCTCAGTTTCAAAGACTAAACACGGAAAACGGCTCGCTAATTCCCCTGTCAAAAAACACCATATCTAATTTCACCGAACTGTACCCTATTGATCTGGCCACCGAGCGCGTTGCAGGCAATGGCAATTCACAGCAGACAAAATGGTTTGTTCTGATGGATTTCGATGAAAGATATGACAGCGATGATCAAGGTTGGTGCTACAGCTGGAACTTTAACAATTCCAGGTGGAAATCTAAAAATGGGTTGGTTAGAAGAAGAGTCTGGGTGAGAATATCCGCTGCCAGTCATTCACTAGACTAA
- the CAJ1 gene encoding Caj1p — translation MVKETEYYDILGIKPEATATEIKKAYRRKAMETHPDKHPDDPDAQAKFQAVGEAYQVLSDQGLRSKYDEFGKEDAVPQQGFEDASEYFTAIFGGDGFKDWIGEFSLFKELGEATEMFEKEGEEGTAATDTDKGGETSDGGMIRHDGNRAEHLRKDRLSREQRKKLLEMEKKRREDMMKQVDELAEKLNEKITRYLIAVKANNLEEFTRKLDQEIEELKLESFGLELLYLLARVYKTKANNFIMSKKTYGFSKLFTGTRDNARSVKSAYNLLSTGLEAQKAMEKMNEVNPDELDQYERAKFESTLAGKALGVMWAMSKFELERKLKDVCNQILNDRRVSSKERLAKAKAMLFIANKFAGARRSPEEAEEARVFEELILGEQEKEHKKHSVIR, via the coding sequence ATGGTAAAGGAAACAGAgtattatgatattttAGGTATCAAACCTGAGGCTACAGCTacagaaattaaaaagGCCTACCGTAGGAAGGCCATGGAAACGCATCCGGATAAGCATCCAGACGATCCGGATGCTCAGGCGAAGTTCCAAGCGGTGGGTGAAGCATACCAAGTCTTGAGTGATCAAGGGCTCCGCTCCAAGTACGACGAATTCGGTAAGGAGGATGCAGTTCCACAGCAAGGGTTTGAGGACGCTTCTGAATACTTCACTGCGATATTCGGGGGTGATGGTTTTAAAGATTGGATTGGGgaattctctttatttAAGGAGCTGGGCGAGGCCACAGAAATGTTTGAGAAGGAAGGCGAGGAGGGCACTGCTGCTACTGATACCGACAAGGGAGGCGAGACCTCCGATGGTGGTATGATTAGACACGATGGCAATAGGGCTGAACACCTAAGGAAGGATAGACTATCCAGAgagcaaagaaagaaacttttggaaatggaaaagaaaagacgtGAAGATATGATGAAGCAAGTCGATGAATTAGCTGAGAAACTGAACGAAAAAATTACCAGGTATTTAATCGCCGTCAAGGCTAACAACTTGGAGGAATTTACAAGGAAACTGgatcaagaaattgaggAGTTGAAACTAGAAAGTTTTGGTTTAGAGTTGTTGTACTTGTTGGCCAGGGTTTACAAGACCAAGGCAAATAATTTTATCATGTCCAAGAAGACTTACGGGTTTTCCAAGCTTTTCACAGGTACTCGAGACAATGCCAGATCTGTCAAATCAGCATACAATTTGTTATCAACAGGACTGGAAGCCCAAAAAGCCATGGAAAAGATGAACGAAGTTAATCCGGATGAGCTTGACCAATACGAACGTGCCAAATTTGAATCCACACTGGCCGGTAAGGCTCTAGGTGTCATGTGGGCCATGTCCAAATTCgaacttgaaagaaaactaaaagaCGTTTGTAATCAAATCCTAAATGATAGAAGAGTGTCTTCTAAGGAGCGTCTCGCAAAGGCAAAGGCAATGCTATTCATCGCTAACAAGTTTGCCGGCGCCAGAAGATCACCAGAGGAAGCCGAGGAAGCCAGGGTGTTTGAAGAGTTGATTCTTGGTGAACAAGAGAAGGAACACAAGAAACACAGTGTGATCAGATGA
- the JHD1 gene encoding [Histone H3]-lysine-36 demethylase, protein MYNCTTMQDSNICTHCELEENPNALLWVKCDSCPQWVHVKCVPLKRIHYSDIPSTPVSSYPNSSKEIKSYRCVNHYEEEFLAIFPRGLPNGKRQRDRGENEDSNHISKRYNFRKKKDIDYIALNEGEAKREKMIHPHKDTFLRCFEKWENKSNIINAAKFAATFNDIREPYKISDPWSSGVQVPKMETNNGVLTVNDITEIIGEDYRVDVMDVQTQMNETWTLGSWNRYFTQTEPGNRDRIRNVISLEVSNVKALELERPTSVKQNDLVDQIWNWNEDLGKVNDEEAEEDNPRPKVTKYILMSVKDAYTDFHLDFAGTSVYYNVISGQKKFLLFPPTQSNVDKYVEWSLKEYQNSFFLGNVLEDGFAMELNAGDLFMIPSGYIHAVYTPADSLVFGGNFLAMRDLETHFRIVEIEKLTKVPKRFTFPKFDQVIGKLCEYIVLSKNKKTVGGRDTDLIAEVSNSTIELLYGYLIKPGVKYKPLSFASRNYLVKALADLVT, encoded by the coding sequence ATGTACAATTGTACCACTATGCAGGATTCTAATATATGCACACATTGCgaacttgaagaaaatccaaatgCATTGCTCTGGGTGAAATGTGATAGTTGTCCGCAGTGGGTACATGTGAAATGTGTGCCTTTGAAGCGCATCCACTATTCAGATATTCCAAGTACCCCAGTTTCCTCTTATCCGAATTCATCGAAGGAGATCAAGAGCTACCGCTGTGTCAACCATTATGAAGAGGAGTTTCTTGCTATATTTCCTCGCGGCCTTCCAAATGGAAAGCGACAAAGAGATCGTGgggaaaatgaagatagcAATCATATCAGCAAGCGATATAATTTtaggaagaaaaaggataTTGACTACATTGCTCTGAATGAGGGCGAAgcaaaaagagagaaaatgaTCCATCCTCATAAAGACACCTTTTTaagatgttttgaaaagtggGAAAATAAGTCGAATATTATCAATGCCGCCAAATTTGCTGCTACATTCAATGATATAAGGGAGCCATACAAAATAAGCGATCCTTGGAGTAGCGGTGTGCAAGTGCCGAAAATGGAGACAAACAACGGAGTTTTAACCGTTAATGATATTACGGAAATTATAGGGGAGGATTATCGTGTTGATGTGATGGATGTTCAAACGCAAATGAATGAGACCTGGACTCTGGGTTCTTGGAATAGATATTTTACTCAAACTGAACCAGGTAATAGAGATCGAATAAGAAACGTTATATCATTGGAGGTCTCCAACGTCAAGGCTTTAGAACTTGAGAGGCCCACATCAGTGAAACAGAATGATCTTGTCGATCAAATTTGGAATTGGAACGAGGATCTCGGGAAAGtcaatgatgaagaagcagaagagGATAATCCAAGACCAAAAGTAACCAAGTATATCTTAATGTCCGTAAAGGACGCCTACACGGACTTTCATTTGGATTTCGCCGGCACATCAGTTTATTATAACGTCATCTCTGGACAGAAGAAGTTTTTGCTATTTCCTCCTACTCAATCAAATGTAGATAAGTATGTCGAATGGTCTTTGAAGGAATACCAAAACAGCTTTTTTCTAGGCAATGTTCTTGAGGATGGTTTTGCAATGGAATTGAATGCTGGTGATTTGTTTATGATCCCGTCCGGATACATTCATGCAGTTTATACACCAGCAGATTCTCTGGTATTTGGGGGTAATTTCCTAGCAATGCGTGATCTAGAGACTCATTTTAGAATTgtggaaattgaaaaattgacaAAGGTTCCCAAAAGATTTACCTTTCCCAAATTTGATCAAGTTATAGGTAAATTATGTGAGTATATTGTGCTTTctaaaaataagaagacTGTTGGTGGGAGAGATACGGATTTGATAGCCGAGGTCAGTAACTCCACAATTGAGTTACTATATGGATACCTTATAAAACCTGGAGTGAAG
- the ISD11 gene encoding Isd11p — MPGVTAPTRGQVLSLYKQFIKNSNQFNNYNFRQYFLRRTRDTFRENVNQKDPKVLMNLFKDAKNELGVLKRQSVISQMYTFDRLVVEPLKGRKH; from the coding sequence ATGCCTGGCGTTACAGCTCCAACAAGAGGACAAGTGTTGTCGTTATACAAACAATTTATCAAGAATTCCAACCAGTTCAATAATTACAACTTTAGACAGTACTTTCTTAGAAGAACAAGGGACACTTTCAGGGAAAATGTGAACCAAAAAGATCCGAAAGTGCTAATGAATCTATTCAAGGACGCGAAGAACGAATTGGGTGTCTTGAAAAGACAGTCAGTCATTTCCCAAATGTATACCTTCGATAGACTGGTTGTGGAACCGTTGAAAGGAAGGAAACACTAA